One genomic window of Candidatus Nitrosopumilus sediminis includes the following:
- a CDS encoding RtcB family protein — MSSAVPRKIGENQYQIDADSNLGMKVPVRIYADEALMQKMLSDRTIMQARNVASIPGIVGHSVVLPDGHEGYGFPVGGVAAMDAEEGMISPGGVGYDINCGVRLLRSNLTEDIVRSKLKELVTDLFSSIPSGVGSKGAVKLTHSELDEVLVKGVNWAIDHGYGSSDDADVCEENGQIQNADPNKVSDKARKRGAPQLGSLGSGNHFLEVQKVSEIHDEEAAKRMGIEEGTITTLIHCGSRGFGHQVCSDYLRVSEQAMEKYGINLPDRELACVPNNSEEGESYRKAMFSALNFAWSNRQMLTHWTRNSFQRVFNQSESDLEMKLVYDVAHNIAKVEKHKVDGKDRNLVVHRKGATRAFPANRSEIPLKYRDLGQPVLVPGSMGTASWILLGQPNSMNLSFGSTAHGAGRTMSRSKARKNFTEDNVKKSLNEKGIFIKALTRDGVVEETPQAYKDVDSVVNVSHNLGIATKVAKLVPIGVIKG, encoded by the coding sequence GTGTCTTCTGCTGTGCCAAGAAAAATTGGAGAAAATCAATATCAAATCGATGCTGATTCTAATCTTGGAATGAAAGTTCCTGTGAGAATTTATGCTGATGAGGCATTGATGCAAAAAATGTTATCTGATAGAACAATCATGCAGGCACGAAATGTGGCTTCCATACCTGGTATTGTTGGTCATAGTGTTGTTTTACCTGATGGGCATGAGGGTTATGGTTTTCCTGTAGGTGGGGTAGCTGCAATGGATGCTGAAGAGGGAATGATTAGTCCTGGAGGTGTTGGATATGATATTAATTGTGGAGTTCGATTACTCCGTTCAAATTTAACAGAAGATATAGTTCGTTCAAAACTAAAAGAACTTGTCACTGATCTTTTCAGCTCTATTCCTTCAGGTGTTGGTTCTAAAGGCGCAGTTAAACTAACTCATTCAGAACTAGATGAAGTTTTAGTAAAAGGAGTTAATTGGGCAATTGATCACGGTTATGGTTCATCTGATGACGCTGATGTTTGTGAAGAAAACGGACAGATTCAAAATGCTGATCCTAACAAAGTTTCTGATAAAGCAAGAAAAAGAGGTGCACCTCAGCTTGGAAGTTTAGGTTCTGGAAATCATTTTCTTGAGGTACAAAAAGTTTCAGAGATACATGATGAGGAAGCAGCAAAGAGAATGGGGATTGAAGAAGGAACAATCACAACTTTAATTCATTGTGGTTCTAGAGGATTTGGTCATCAAGTATGCAGTGATTATCTTAGAGTATCAGAGCAAGCAATGGAAAAATATGGTATCAATTTACCAGATAGAGAACTTGCATGTGTTCCAAATAACTCTGAAGAAGGAGAATCTTATAGAAAAGCAATGTTTTCAGCATTAAATTTTGCATGGAGTAATAGACAAATGCTAACTCACTGGACTAGGAATTCATTTCAACGTGTGTTTAATCAATCTGAATCTGATCTTGAGATGAAATTAGTTTATGATGTTGCTCACAATATTGCCAAAGTAGAAAAACACAAAGTTGATGGAAAAGATCGTAACTTGGTTGTTCACAGAAAAGGAGCAACAAGAGCATTTCCTGCAAATCGTAGTGAAATTCCTTTGAAATATCGAGATTTAGGTCAGCCTGTATTGGTTCCTGGTTCTATGGGAACAGCAAGCTGGATTTTACTTGGACAGCCAAATTCCATGAATTTGAGTTTCGGCTCAACTGCTCATGGTGCTGGTAGAACCATGTCCAGATCTAAGGCTAGAAAAAACTTTACCGAAGACAATGTAAAAAAATCCCTCAATGAGAAGGGCATATTTATCAAAGCATTAACCCGAGATGGGGTTGTGGAAGAAACCCCTCAAGCCTACAAAGATGTCGATTCTGTAGTTAACGTATCTCATAATCTGGGAATTGCCACAAAAGTTGCAAAATTAGTGCCTATTGGTGTGATAAAAGGTTGA
- a CDS encoding DNA-binding protein, protein MSLRTKKEKVSENPRDSLIKILGYRGLEVLENAESQFPSETKMIVEKLSELIKTGEINESIDGGKLLTLFRSVGLNIRMATKINVEQDGKFVSLSDKLSNQSSDDGDE, encoded by the coding sequence ATCTCACTCAGAACCAAAAAAGAAAAAGTTTCTGAAAATCCGCGAGATTCCCTAATCAAAATACTTGGATACAGGGGCCTAGAAGTTTTAGAAAATGCAGAATCTCAATTTCCTAGTGAAACTAAAATGATTGTAGAAAAATTATCTGAATTGATTAAAACTGGGGAAATTAATGAAAGCATTGATGGCGGAAAATTATTGACATTATTTAGATCAGTTGGATTGAATATAAGAATGGCAACAAAAATCAATGTTGAACAAGATGGAAAATTTGTATCTCTAAGTGATAAACTTAGTAATCAATCATCTGATGATGGTGATGAGTAA
- a CDS encoding 30S ribosomal protein S11, translating into MSEIEAEVKETAVEETQATVEVESQAVEESKPQPETKKEGPEKWGIAHIYSSYNNTIIHMTDLTGGETVSISSGGIHVNADRYESSPFAAMKAANAVIESAKTKGFTGFHIRVRAVGGVGSRVPGPGAQAAIRALARGGFKIGRIDDVTPIPHDTTRKKGGKRGRRV; encoded by the coding sequence TTGTCAGAAATCGAAGCTGAGGTAAAAGAAACAGCTGTTGAAGAGACTCAAGCAACAGTCGAAGTAGAATCACAAGCTGTTGAAGAATCAAAACCTCAACCTGAAACAAAGAAAGAAGGGCCTGAAAAATGGGGAATTGCCCATATTTACAGTAGTTACAATAATACAATTATTCACATGACCGACCTTACAGGTGGAGAGACAGTTTCCATCAGCTCAGGTGGAATTCACGTTAATGCCGATAGATATGAATCATCACCATTTGCTGCAATGAAAGCTGCAAACGCAGTGATAGAATCTGCAAAAACTAAAGGATTTACAGGATTCCACATCAGAGTTCGCGCTGTTGGTGGAGTTGGTTCCAGAGTACCTGGTCCAGGTGCACAAGCAGCAATCAGAGCATTAGCAAGAGGCGGATTCAAAATTGGAAGAATTGATGATGTAACACCTATTCCTCATGACACCACCAGAAAGAAAGGTGGAAAAAGAGGAAGAAGAGTCTAG
- a CDS encoding phosphomannomutase, translating into MKKTISGIRGIFGEDLNLKDVLEFCNNFSSLIKTKKCVIGKDTRPSGQMLKDTASATLLKNGIDVFDLHTAPTPVVFRESRKYGAGLVISSSHNPLEWNGMKFIVEGRGINEQELPQIIQHQDILKTKVGVESDLATSYVEDAKKIIGNIENSPKIVVDIGGGAAKGFAPELLKKIGCSVEILNENLSGCTRGPDPTSDNLSGLISSSSERDIGFAFDLDGDRLVVVRNGKKQTPDVTLGLGVAKSLELGYKKFVLSIDTSISVEKFIKEKGGTVQRSKVGEANVIDLMLKNDAQAGGEGSSGGFILPEFNYCRDGILTSGLIASMLGTSEFDEVLNYMESYHQIRDKIKINSDFHDKVIDEIKSKFSKEYSEMISLDGIKGIIDDDSWVLIRKSNTEDIIRVSAESNNVEKCKKIVKDTVELVNQSYEEIR; encoded by the coding sequence ATGAAAAAAACAATTTCTGGAATCAGAGGAATATTTGGAGAAGATCTCAACCTAAAAGATGTATTAGAATTTTGTAATAATTTTTCATCGTTAATAAAAACAAAGAAATGCGTTATCGGAAAGGATACAAGACCATCAGGCCAAATGTTAAAAGACACTGCAAGTGCTACATTATTGAAAAATGGAATAGATGTTTTTGATTTGCATACAGCACCGACCCCAGTAGTTTTTCGAGAATCAAGGAAATATGGTGCTGGATTAGTAATTTCTTCATCACATAATCCATTAGAATGGAATGGAATGAAATTCATTGTTGAAGGAAGAGGTATTAACGAACAAGAACTACCTCAAATAATTCAACATCAAGACATTTTAAAAACAAAGGTGGGAGTTGAGTCTGATCTGGCAACATCATATGTTGAAGATGCAAAAAAAATCATAGGAAATATAGAAAATAGTCCAAAAATTGTTGTAGATATTGGAGGCGGGGCTGCCAAGGGATTTGCCCCAGAATTGTTGAAAAAAATAGGATGTAGTGTTGAAATACTAAACGAGAATCTTTCTGGATGTACCAGAGGACCTGATCCAACATCAGATAATTTATCAGGTTTGATTTCCTCAAGCAGCGAAAGAGATATTGGATTTGCGTTTGATTTGGATGGAGATCGGTTAGTTGTTGTAAGAAATGGTAAAAAGCAAACACCAGATGTTACACTTGGTTTAGGTGTAGCAAAATCATTAGAGTTAGGTTACAAAAAATTTGTGCTAAGTATTGACACAAGTATTTCAGTTGAAAAATTCATCAAAGAGAAAGGAGGGACTGTTCAAAGATCCAAAGTCGGTGAAGCAAATGTAATAGATCTCATGTTGAAAAATGATGCACAAGCCGGAGGTGAAGGAAGTAGTGGGGGTTTTATTTTACCAGAATTCAATTATTGCAGAGATGGAATTCTAACTAGCGGTTTGATTGCATCAATGTTAGGAACTTCAGAATTTGATGAAGTGCTAAATTACATGGAAAGTTATCACCAGATAAGAGACAAGATAAAAATTAATTCAGATTTTCATGACAAAGTCATCGATGAAATAAAATCAAAATTTTCTAAAGAATATTCTGAAATGATTTCATTAGATGGAATCAAAGGAATTATTGATGATGATAGTTGGGTATTAATCAGAAAATCAAACACAGAAGATATCATCAGGGTTTCAGCAGAATCAAATAATGTAGAAAAGTGTAAGAAAATTGTTAAAGATACAGTGGAGTTAGTGAATCAAAGTTATGAAGAAATTAGATGA
- the thiL gene encoding thiamine-phosphate kinase: protein MKKLDESEIIKIFQTGFGKKNVGSEDVEIFNLGKNKIVAKTDTLVESTDIPSKMKLSDAARKSIVACVSDFAAKGVKPKYGMISVNLPKTISRSKINEIVLGFKKACREFDISIIGGDTNGGKEIVFNVCLFGITDKLVTRKNSKKGDLIFVTGPFGYTSAGLTMLLDKKKGNKTFVKKAIKSVIKPNPRLSFGIKNKKYFSSSMDSSDGLSTTLNEMSKQSKNKFIINKVPFLKDLEDYVKHYKLNLHNLVFNGGEEYEFVFTTSPKNRKIIERNAVLSKTKIMEIGHVTSGKGVYVEKNNNLTLLKDAGWKHF, encoded by the coding sequence ATGAAGAAATTAGATGAGTCTGAAATAATTAAAATTTTTCAGACAGGTTTTGGTAAAAAAAATGTTGGATCAGAGGATGTAGAAATTTTTAATTTAGGCAAAAATAAAATCGTAGCAAAAACAGATACTCTTGTAGAGAGTACAGATATTCCATCCAAAATGAAATTATCTGATGCTGCAAGGAAAAGTATTGTAGCATGTGTAAGTGATTTTGCTGCAAAAGGTGTCAAACCCAAATATGGAATGATTTCAGTTAATCTACCAAAAACAATTTCACGCTCAAAAATCAATGAAATCGTTTTAGGTTTTAAAAAAGCATGTAGAGAATTTGATATTTCAATCATTGGGGGGGATACTAACGGGGGTAAGGAAATCGTGTTCAACGTGTGTCTTTTTGGAATAACGGACAAACTTGTCACCAGAAAGAATTCTAAGAAAGGGGATCTGATATTCGTGACTGGACCATTTGGATATACATCTGCAGGATTAACTATGCTGCTTGATAAGAAAAAAGGAAACAAAACTTTTGTTAAAAAAGCGATTAAATCAGTAATTAAGCCAAATCCAAGACTCAGTTTTGGAATAAAAAATAAAAAATATTTTTCGTCATCAATGGATTCAAGTGATGGTTTATCCACAACATTAAATGAAATGTCAAAACAGAGTAAAAACAAATTCATTATAAACAAAGTTCCATTCTTGAAAGATTTGGAAGATTATGTAAAACATTACAAATTGAATTTGCACAACTTGGTGTTTAATGGAGGGGAAGAATACGAATTCGTATTTACAACATCTCCTAAAAATAGAAAAATCATTGAGAGAAATGCAGTGTTATCCAAAACAAAAATCATGGAAATTGGTCACGTTACTTCTGGCAAAGGAGTATATGTTGAAAAAAATAACAATCTAACTCTCTTAAAAGATGCAGGTTGGAAGCATTTTTGA